In one window of Halorubrum sp. BV1 DNA:
- the purM gene encoding phosphoribosylformylglycinamidine cyclo-ligase codes for MTEGEGDDPDDTAADELTYADAGVDIDASEAATAALIGAVGGDVEGEGTDSDYAGLIDIGDRYLALATDGVGTKLLVAEALGDYSTIGIDCVAMNVNDLVAAGVRPVAFVDYLAVEAPDERFSEQVGEGLSRGAELADMALVGGETAVMPDVIKGLDLAGTCAGLAPKDGVFDGSAQPGDALVGWRSSGIHSNGLTLAREATTREHAYDDPCPFDGYETLGEALLEPTRIYADLLDPLREHDVRGAAHITGGGWTNLERLGDNRYVVDDPFDSQPVFEFVQSEGNVSDEEMHRTFNMGTGFVAAVDAADADALAEATDGRVIGRVDDGDASVSIRGLTL; via the coding sequence ATGACAGAGGGCGAGGGCGACGATCCGGACGACACCGCAGCCGACGAACTCACCTACGCCGACGCCGGCGTCGACATCGACGCGAGCGAGGCCGCAACCGCGGCGCTCATTGGCGCGGTCGGCGGCGACGTGGAAGGCGAAGGGACGGACAGCGACTACGCCGGACTGATCGACATCGGCGATCGCTACCTCGCGCTCGCGACCGACGGCGTCGGGACGAAGCTGCTCGTCGCGGAGGCGCTCGGCGACTACTCGACGATCGGGATCGACTGCGTCGCGATGAACGTCAACGACCTCGTCGCCGCCGGCGTTCGACCGGTCGCCTTCGTCGACTACCTCGCCGTCGAAGCCCCGGACGAGCGCTTCTCCGAACAGGTCGGCGAGGGGCTCTCTCGCGGCGCAGAGCTGGCTGACATGGCGCTCGTCGGCGGCGAGACCGCGGTGATGCCGGACGTGATCAAGGGGCTCGATCTGGCGGGGACCTGTGCCGGACTCGCGCCGAAAGACGGCGTGTTCGACGGCTCTGCGCAACCGGGTGACGCGCTCGTCGGCTGGCGCTCCTCGGGGATCCACTCGAACGGGCTCACACTCGCTCGCGAGGCGACGACGCGCGAGCACGCCTACGACGACCCCTGTCCGTTCGACGGATACGAGACGCTCGGGGAGGCGCTTCTCGAACCAACTCGGATCTACGCCGACCTGCTCGATCCCCTGCGCGAGCACGATGTGCGCGGCGCAGCCCACATCACCGGCGGCGGCTGGACGAACCTCGAACGGCTCGGTGACAATCGATACGTCGTTGACGATCCGTTCGACTCACAGCCAGTCTTCGAGTTCGTGCAGTCGGAAGGGAACGTCTCGGACGAGGAGATGCACCGCACGTTCAACATGGGAACCGGCTTCGTCGCCGCCGTCGATGCGGCCGACGCCGACGCGCTCGCGGAGGCGACCGACGGGCGCGTGATCGGTCGCGTCGACGACGGCGACGCGAGCGTGTCGATCCGCGGACTGACGCTGTAG
- a CDS encoding polymer-forming cytoskeletal protein, with translation MSLRGGGPVDELTVPSETTVEEHDLVTDGDVLVGSQSTVEFGLRGRNVAIGERVSVGSDIEAEGDCRLDTWCSVDGNVLVGEDAYIGERVTVSGQLMVSGDLDIGDDVTIEEGFEANGWIVIRNPVPTLVFYFIVLSQLLRIGETDAADELATALADGDDVRDPLLIPRGAEISDDAWRVSTPATVGDDCRLHGNIRAESIRVGEGNEVFGSLRARDDIGVGAGTVIHGDVTTRGGTVTVEAGARVLGDVSAGDLVVHENAEIDGTLRARGEMKLVQDIDRDGPDGPSDESDAAETDDAGTDDDGESRDDSDGENSGDDSGDAREADASTADADAEAT, from the coding sequence GTGTCGCTGCGAGGAGGCGGTCCGGTAGACGAACTCACGGTCCCGTCGGAGACGACCGTCGAGGAACACGACCTCGTCACCGACGGTGACGTGCTCGTCGGGAGCCAGTCGACGGTGGAGTTCGGTCTCCGCGGTCGCAACGTCGCTATCGGCGAGCGCGTGAGCGTCGGGAGTGACATCGAGGCCGAAGGCGACTGCCGACTCGACACTTGGTGTTCCGTCGACGGCAACGTGCTCGTCGGCGAGGACGCCTACATCGGCGAGCGAGTGACCGTCAGCGGCCAGCTGATGGTTTCCGGCGACCTCGATATCGGCGACGACGTGACGATCGAGGAGGGGTTCGAAGCGAACGGGTGGATCGTCATCCGGAACCCCGTTCCTACCCTCGTCTTTTATTTTATCGTCCTCTCACAGCTCCTGCGGATCGGCGAGACCGACGCGGCGGACGAGCTGGCGACGGCGCTCGCCGACGGCGACGACGTTCGCGACCCGCTCTTAATCCCGCGCGGTGCCGAGATATCGGACGACGCGTGGCGCGTCTCCACCCCGGCGACCGTCGGCGACGACTGCCGACTCCACGGAAACATCCGTGCCGAGTCGATCCGCGTCGGCGAGGGCAACGAGGTATTCGGCTCCCTGCGCGCCCGCGACGACATCGGGGTCGGAGCGGGCACAGTCATCCACGGCGACGTCACCACCCGCGGCGGAACGGTCACTGTCGAAGCCGGCGCGCGTGTGCTCGGCGACGTCTCAGCCGGCGACCTCGTCGTACACGAGAACGCCGAGATAGACGGCACGCTCCGCGCTCGCGGCGAGATGAAGCTCGTACAGGATATCGACCGGGACGGGCCGGACGGCCCGTCGGACGAGAGCGACGCCGCAGAGACGGACGACGCGGGGACGGACGACGACGGTGAGTCCAGAGATGACAGCGACGGCGAGAACAGCGGCGACGACAGCGGCGACGCCCGTGAGGCGGATGCGTCGACGGCGGACGCCGACGCGGAAGCGACGTAG
- a CDS encoding DUF5786 family protein produces the protein MGFGSYDESEQKDQDVDTDDDSAVNVHENDHDGEVSIEGGASTDDLVGRLSEMKDDADDADDE, from the coding sequence ATGGGATTCGGATCGTACGACGAAAGCGAACAGAAAGATCAGGACGTAGATACCGACGACGACAGCGCCGTGAACGTCCACGAGAACGACCACGACGGCGAGGTCTCAATCGAGGGCGGCGCGTCGACCGACGACCTCGTCGGCCGACTCTCGGAAATGAAAGACGACGCGGACGACGCAGACGACGAGTAG
- a CDS encoding DUF5800 family protein produces the protein MSTDLTFRRDGVDVVYEGTEFELEKDLIEEATGKGYRDVTDHEVLQIVAESPELDGEPVRIGDVL, from the coding sequence ATGAGCACCGATCTGACGTTTAGGAGAGACGGCGTCGACGTCGTCTACGAGGGGACCGAGTTCGAACTGGAAAAAGACCTCATAGAGGAAGCGACCGGGAAGGGGTACCGCGACGTCACCGACCACGAGGTCTTACAGATCGTTGCCGAAAGCCCCGAACTCGACGGCGAACCCGTTCGAATCGGCGACGTGTTGTAG
- a CDS encoding LEA type 2 family protein yields MNPRKVLSALGGSKIRLVFLAVLVFGGAVGGGFALGLFGVPSVAAVDNSFGEVTNETSEIETTLTVSNPNPVGISLDSLAVDYTVSMNDIEMARGGREGVRVGTGNSTMAFNTTLQNDDIPAWWVAHVRDGERTTVRIDATATSGILGRGVDFSQTREIKTDLLGAFNSEETRPVNADSALVDDPVLYVNETRAEWGAVSESETPIDMAFTVYNPNLEPYAITEVGYTVTMNDVEMATGQTEEGYVIPSRQTETIEFTTGLRNERLDEWWVTHLDEEVNGHQVSDLRIEFYAVIELPSGDEITVPLDELTYEETVETDIFGEGDDVRDREESDDDDTDGGSDDETTDGGNTDGGSDDGASSEDSTNETDGTDGSDSVIDDWNTTDDENATDDGNQSDGGSDVLPL; encoded by the coding sequence ATGAATCCGCGGAAGGTACTCTCCGCGCTCGGCGGGTCGAAGATCAGACTCGTGTTTCTCGCTGTCCTCGTCTTCGGCGGAGCCGTCGGCGGGGGGTTCGCACTCGGCCTGTTCGGCGTCCCGAGCGTCGCGGCCGTCGATAACTCCTTCGGCGAGGTGACGAACGAGACCAGCGAGATCGAGACGACCCTGACGGTGTCGAACCCGAATCCCGTGGGGATCAGCCTCGACAGCCTCGCGGTCGACTACACCGTCTCGATGAACGACATCGAGATGGCACGGGGCGGTCGCGAGGGAGTCCGGGTGGGAACCGGCAACTCGACGATGGCGTTCAACACCACCCTCCAGAACGACGACATCCCGGCGTGGTGGGTCGCTCACGTTCGCGACGGCGAACGGACGACGGTTCGGATCGACGCGACCGCGACATCCGGGATCCTCGGCCGTGGCGTGGACTTCTCACAGACCAGAGAGATAAAGACCGACCTCCTCGGCGCGTTCAATTCCGAGGAGACGCGGCCGGTAAACGCCGACAGCGCGCTCGTCGACGATCCCGTGTTATACGTCAACGAGACGCGAGCTGAGTGGGGCGCAGTGAGCGAGTCGGAGACGCCGATCGACATGGCGTTCACCGTCTACAACCCGAACCTCGAGCCGTACGCGATCACGGAGGTCGGCTACACCGTCACGATGAACGACGTTGAGATGGCGACGGGCCAGACTGAAGAGGGATACGTCATCCCCTCGCGTCAAACCGAGACGATCGAATTCACGACCGGGTTGCGGAACGAACGGCTCGACGAGTGGTGGGTCACCCATCTCGACGAGGAGGTCAACGGCCACCAAGTGAGCGATCTCCGGATCGAGTTTTACGCCGTGATCGAACTCCCGTCCGGCGACGAGATCACGGTGCCCCTCGACGAACTCACCTACGAGGAGACGGTCGAGACAGACATCTTCGGCGAAGGCGACGACGTGCGCGATCGCGAAGAGAGCGATGACGACGACACAGACGGCGGGTCAGACGACGAAACTACGGACGGCGGTAACACCGACGGCGGATCAGACGACGGAGCTAGCAGTGAGGACTCGACGAACGAGACGGACGGGACGGACGGAAGCGACAGCGTGATCGACGACTGGAACACGACTGACGACGAAAACGCGACCGACGACGGAAATCAATCTGACGGCGGTAGCGACGTGCTACCGCTCTGA
- a CDS encoding DUF5795 family protein: MSNRVVQGRMVTPEKLAELVEGESVLEAESITDADRDCPECGGDVIAVGYMPSVTEFVTGYKCQECDWSDDDRE; the protein is encoded by the coding sequence ATGTCAAACCGCGTCGTGCAGGGACGGATGGTGACGCCAGAGAAACTCGCGGAACTGGTCGAAGGCGAGTCGGTGCTGGAGGCCGAATCCATCACCGACGCCGATCGCGACTGCCCGGAGTGCGGCGGCGACGTCATCGCCGTCGGCTACATGCCGAGCGTGACCGAGTTCGTCACCGGGTACAAATGCCAGGAGTGTGACTGGAGCGACGACGACCGCGAGTGA
- a CDS encoding DUF5794 domain-containing protein, whose product MSVSRHPVALRLERQVGSATKLLATVMVLPLVDGIFPALVVAGVMGTATGVVETGILIFGGSATAAVILAEMDGDRKQMVSSVLLIGAVIVPLAAIEAAFAPTFRGFLNLPVFERFAGLVILTIAAKTASSEIGEHLPSPGVIIALGLVASFEPAGFAIETSPEYVVNGAAAAGVGVAFALAIAVLSPHLRGRVDIDRFRFGSAVALGVLALPILLGPFDLMQTEAPVALAVLAVTTLFAYDPNAGPAVNAGVDSDQPRDAPSDGASTDAAASDDESPDIQDGGELDPTDPPLDAPPVDPGHIVDDDVSVLANGGEPSGAGEESDGTDPFAEDDSRAPWL is encoded by the coding sequence ATGAGCGTCTCACGTCACCCCGTCGCCCTTCGCTTAGAGCGGCAGGTCGGCAGCGCGACGAAGCTGCTCGCGACCGTAATGGTGCTCCCGCTCGTCGACGGGATCTTTCCCGCCCTCGTCGTCGCCGGCGTCATGGGGACGGCGACCGGCGTCGTCGAGACCGGGATCCTGATCTTCGGCGGGTCGGCGACCGCGGCCGTGATCCTCGCCGAGATGGACGGCGACCGCAAGCAGATGGTCTCGTCGGTACTCCTGATCGGCGCGGTTATAGTCCCGCTCGCCGCGATCGAGGCGGCGTTCGCGCCGACGTTTCGGGGGTTCCTGAACCTCCCCGTCTTCGAGCGGTTCGCCGGGCTGGTGATCCTCACGATCGCCGCCAAGACGGCCAGCTCCGAGATCGGCGAACACCTCCCGAGCCCCGGCGTCATCATCGCTCTCGGGCTCGTCGCGAGCTTCGAGCCCGCCGGGTTCGCTATCGAAACGTCGCCGGAGTACGTGGTCAACGGGGCCGCCGCGGCGGGCGTCGGCGTGGCGTTCGCGCTGGCGATCGCGGTGTTGTCGCCGCACCTCCGCGGCCGCGTCGACATCGATCGGTTCCGGTTCGGTTCCGCGGTCGCGCTCGGCGTGCTCGCGTTGCCGATCCTGCTCGGGCCGTTCGATCTCATGCAGACTGAGGCACCAGTCGCGCTCGCGGTGCTCGCCGTGACCACCCTGTTCGCGTACGACCCGAACGCCGGCCCGGCCGTGAACGCCGGCGTCGACTCCGACCAGCCGCGCGACGCTCCCTCGGATGGCGCGTCGACCGACGCCGCTGCGTCCGACGACGAGTCCCCAGATATCCAGGACGGCGGCGAGTTGGATCCGACGGATCCGCCTCTCGACGCACCACCGGTCGACCCCGGCCACATCGTCGACGACGACGTGTCGGTGCTCGCGAACGGCGGTGAACCCTCGGGTGCCGGAGAGGAGTCGGACGGGACGGACCCGTTCGCGGAGGACGACTCGCGGGCACCCTGGCTGTAG